In the Acropora muricata isolate sample 2 chromosome 1, ASM3666990v1, whole genome shotgun sequence genome, one interval contains:
- the LOC136920377 gene encoding trace amine-associated receptor 8b-like, translating into MANHSLQQNTTSSLPLFSTSECIPMVIVFGIESVAVVTLNALTIIVYLKEYGLRKRRMYLVINLAFVDMLVAGCAIIECWRMGSNCEFWTINSLNLPSFAVLKIWFHVIPLASVTNLAAISLERMHATFRPFKHRLIKKKMFGAAVAIVWIATGLWSAIGVLVVFHSFSIKLNRGLFTLYLSFFLFCFLIILVSYSSIALKFGSGNQLHHDGASSRERKLTKTLFIVTVASLTLTQPFIIFWILDTVSSHTFTVISRQTWFRLYYYFGSLFFANSLVNPICYGFRIPEFRRALFYFLRCRFLPQPA; encoded by the coding sequence ATGGCCAATCATTCTCtgcaacaaaacacaacttcatcTTTACCGTTGTTTTCGACATCTGAGTGCATTCCTATGGTAATAGTGTTTGGCATTGAGTCTGTTGCCGTAGTGACgttgaatgcccttacaatcattgtttacctgaaagagtATGGTCTGCGCAAGCGCAggatgtacctggtgatcaacctgGCATTTGTTGATATGCTTGTTGCGGGCTGTGCGATCATTGAGTGTTGGCGTATGGGAAGCAATTGTGAGTTTTGGACGATCAACTCTTTGAACCTCCCATCTTTCGCAGTTCTCAAGATTTGGTTTCACGTCATTCCATTAGCATCAGTAACAAACCTTGCCGCTATTTCCTTAGAGCGgatgcacgcaacgtttcgtccattcaagcatcgcctcatcaaaaagaaaatgtttggagcagctgttgctattgtttggattGCAACTGGGCTCTGGTCAGCAATTGGTGTCTTGGTTGTCTTCCACTCATTCTCTATCAAACTAAACCGCGGTCTTTTTACCTTATActtatcatttttcttgttttgctttctaATTATCCTTGTGTCTTACTCGTCCATAGCTTTAAAATTTGGCAGTGGAAACCAGTTGCATCACGATGGTGCAtccagtagagaaagaaaactgaccaagacactgttcattgtgacagttgcaTCTTTAACGCTCACGCAgccatttattattttttggattCTTGATACTGTGTCATCACACACTTTCACAGTCATTTCGCGGCAAACATGGTTCCGCTTATATTATTACTTTGGTTCTTTATTTTTTGccaactctcttgtcaatcctATTTGTTATGgatttagaattccagagttcaggaGAGCTCTGTTTTACTTTTTGCGCTGTCGATTCCTGCCGCAGCCTGCTTAA